Proteins from one Setaria italica strain Yugu1 chromosome V, Setaria_italica_v2.0, whole genome shotgun sequence genomic window:
- the LOC101782174 gene encoding uncharacterized protein LOC101782174 has translation MFVGSAASITLVVARYAVGGGYPYAQAVVAFERDMFLRALATELLLCPFTILLLLLRLDRRPTEPPDKLVLIGAGTPPCSYMVQSTLEHVASVSALAMASYRC, from the exons ATGTTCGTGGGCAGTGCCGCTAGCATCACCCTGGTCGTCGCGCGCTACGCTGTCGGCGGCGGCTACCCCTACGCGCAGGCGGTGGTGGCCTTCGAGAGGGACATGTTCCTACGAGCACTCGCCACTGAGCTGCTCCTCTGCCCGTTCACCATCTTGCTGCTGCTCTTGCGCCTCGACAGACGGCCAACTGAGCCTCCTGACAAGTTGGTACTA ATTGGGGCGGGTACTCCACCATGCAGCTACATGGTGCAGAGCACCCTGGAGCACGTGGCCAGCGTCAGCGCGCTAGCTATGGCCTCGTACCGCTGCTGA
- the LOC101782580 gene encoding protein YLS7, translated as MGGLISGGGAMPMSLPGRKAPAGGAGVRRWVVTIVVSVAALLLTLLLISLSVGSSLPRTSLQDYLPVSVTGLGKLSSPDHADGNTNGTAIGEESLQGGREPLVEQNGQGGDVDSGQPSAVTGKIESKEPDPVAPGDTTSTPDEDSSNESQKEDSSNESQKAEQGTCDLYHGEWVLDSSGPLYTNNSCPIITQMQNCQGNGRPDKEYENWRWKPEQCNLPRFDARKFLELMRGKTLAFVGDSVARNQMESLVCLLWQVDVPQNRGNKRMHKWLFKSTSTTIARVWSSWLVHRSTEAVGIAPKGIDKVFLDVPDETFMEFLPRFDVIVLSSGHWFAKRSAYVLNGNVVGGQLWWPRQAGKMQMNNVDAFGVSVETCLTAVATNPNFTGLAIVRTWSPDHYEGGAWNTGGSCTGKVKPLDEVVRNGFTDAMYGKQVEGFRKAVKNAGEHGSRLKLMDITEPFAFRADGHPGPYRSPDPNKKTQRGPDGKPPPQDCLHWCMPGPVDTWNEMLLETIRREFERDSS; from the exons ATGGGAGGGCTGATCTCGGGGGGAGGGGCCATGCCCATGAGCTTGCCGGGGAGGAAGGCCCCGGCGGGGGGCGCCGGAGTCCGGCGGTGGGTCGTCACCATCGTCGTGTCGGTGGCGGCGCTGTTGCTGACCCTCCTGTTGATATCGCTGTCCGTGGGCTCGTCCCTGCCTCGGACGTCGCTGCAAGATTACCTCCCCGTCAGCGTTACTGGCCTGGGGAAGCTTTCGTCGCCGGACCATGCTGATGGAAACACGAACGgcactgcgattggggaagaatCCTTGCAGGGTGGCCGGGAACCCTTAGTGGAGCAGAATGGTCAGGGCGGTGACGTGGATTCTGGCCAACCGTCGGCGGTTACTGGAAAAATCGAAAGCAAAGAGCCGGATCCAGTTGCTCCCGGTGATACCACGTCAACCCCGGATGAGGATTCATCAAATGAATCTCAAAAGGAGGATTCATCAAATGAATCTCAAAAGGCGGAGCAAG GTACTTGTGATCTATACCATGGGGAGTGGGTTCTTGATTCTTCTGGGCCGCTATACACAAACAACTCTTGCCCTATCATTACACAGATGCAAAATTGTCAAGGAAACGGGCGACCGGATAAGGAATATGAGAACTGGAGATGGAAACCAGAACAGTGCAATCTTCCGCGCTTTGATGCAAGGAAGTTCTTGGAGTTGATGAGAGGCAAGACACTTGCATTTGTTGGGGATTCAGTTGCTCGGAATCAGATGGAATCCCTTGTTTGCCTTCTGTGGCAG GTAGACGTCCCACAAAACCGTGGCAACAAAAGGATGCACAAGTGGCTGTTCAAGTCAACTTCAACAACTATTGCCCGTGTCTGGTCTTCTTGGTTAGTGCACAGGTCAACTGAAGCTGTGGGGATTGCTCCCAAGGGTATTGATAAGGTTTTTctggatgtccctgatgagacCTTCATGGAGTTTCTCCCAAGGTTTGATGTAATTGTCCTCTCCTCCGGCCACTGGTTCGCCAAACGATCAGCCTATGTCCTTAATGGCAATGTTGTTGGAGGGCAGCTCTGGTGGCCTCGTCAAGCAGGAAAAATGCAGATGAACAACGTGGACGCTTTTGGTGTGTCTGTTGAGACTTGCCTGACTGCTGTGGCAACTAACCCAAATTTCACTGGCCTAGCTATCGTGCGCACGTGGTCACCAGATCACTATGAAGGTGGAGCATGGAACACTGGTGGATCATGCACAGGAAAGGTCAAGCCCTTGGATGAGGTGGTGAGGAATGGCTTTACTGATGCGATGTATGGTAAGCAGGTTGAAGGCTTCAGGAAAGCAGTGAAGAATGCAGGGGAACACGGTTCTCGGTTGAAGTTGATGGACATCACTGAACCCTTTGCCTTCAGGGCTGATGGGCATCCTGGCCCATATAGAAGTCCTGACCCAAACAAGAAAACACAGAGAGGGCCAGATGGAAAGCCTCCGCCTCAGGATTGCTTGCATTGGTGCATGCCAGGACCAGTAGATACATGGAATGAGATGTTGCTAGAGACCATACGAAGAGAGTTCGAGAGAGATAGTAGCTGA
- the LOC101782991 gene encoding uncharacterized protein LOC101782991, translated as MAVYIRLNDAVRARLRGDDAAGAGCTSSGSDHDASACLSGLVQAFLETEAGAAEEGAGPAPKEYDSDDGDGSERAAAAAASVRELLDPPAKEDVFRIRLAAAVAAAMEAEAALRAHGAAFRRAVMRRLRGAGYDAGVCKSRWEASGGITAGTYEYVDVVAPPAARGGPRGRYIVDADFRAGLEVARATPEYAAVVAAVPASAVVAREESVGRAVRVASDSARRSLRAHGLHVPPWRKTRYMLAKWLGPYKRSTTTSPAAMPMPGAAGLDVKCRAVGFFPPPAAAPAARIK; from the coding sequence ATGGCCGTGTACATCCGCCTCAACGACGCcgtccgcgcgcgcctccgcggggatgacgccgccggcgcggggtgcaccagcagcggcagcgaccACGACGCGTCCGCCTGCCTCTCCGGGCTCGTGCAGGCGTTCCTCGAGAcggaggccggcgccgccgaggagggagctgggccggcgccGAAGGAGTATGATTCCGATGATGGGGATGGTTCTGAGCGagcggccgccgctgcggcgtcCGTGAGAGAGCTGCTCGACCCGCCGGCGAAGGAGGACGTGTTCCGGATCAGGctggccgccgcggtggcggcggccatggaggcggaggcggcgctgcgGGCGCACGGGGCGGCGTTCCGGCGCGCCGTGATGCGGCGCCTGCGCGGCGCGGGATACGACGCCGGCGTGTGCAAGTCGCGGTGGGAGGCGTCCGGCGGCATCACGGCCGGGACGTACGAGTACGTCGACGTGGTGGCACCGCCGGCTGCGAGGGGCGGGCCGCGGGGCAGGTACATTGTAGACGCCGACTTCCGGGCGGGGCTGGAGGTGGCGCGCGCGACGCCCGAGTACGCGGCCGTCGTGGCCGCGGtgccggcgtcggcggtggtggcgcgggaGGAGTCGGTCGGGCGCGCCGTGCGCGTGGCGTCCGACTCGGCGCGGCGGTCGCTCCGCGCCCACGGCCTGCACGTGCCGCCGTGGCGCAAGACCCGGTACATGCTCGCCAAGTGGCTCGGGCCCTACAAGCGGTCGaccaccacctcgccggcggcaatGCCGatgcccggcgccgccggtctGGACGTCAAGTGCCGCGCCGTCGGGTTCTtcccgcccccggccgccgcgccggcggcgaggatcaAGTAG